Proteins co-encoded in one Corynebacterium lujinxingii genomic window:
- a CDS encoding NAD-dependent succinate-semialdehyde dehydrogenase, with protein MAKYRVQNPKTNEIEKTYENITSDELEQALSTADETFKQWREKSYEERAEVLRKVAKLFDDKRDELARIIANEMGKAVDQGDGEVDDVVEIFNYYADNGAKFGADEEIPNERGGTSIMRKIPLGVIVGVMPWNFPYYQVARFAAPALMAGNVVMVKHANICPESAEAIEKIFDEAGAPKGLYTNIFAGHSQISKLINDDRVQGVSLTGSEGAGRSIASQAGQALKKCVLELGGTDAYIVLDSTDIPAAAKTAWDKRIGNTGQACTSNKRMIVMEDIYDEFVDELVKIASSYTEGDPLNPEEGKFYPMSSRDAAENLVQQLKIAVEEGAKIHVGGEVTGKGAYFTPAVITDIPVGSDSYYEEFFGPVAEVYKVSSEEEAIEVANDSRYGLGGAVMSEDAERAKRVADKVDTGMIHVNIPQARGAELPFGGVKASGLGRELGPLGMDEFVNKQRFYIAGSDSAV; from the coding sequence ATGGCTAAATACCGAGTACAAAATCCGAAGACCAACGAGATTGAGAAGACTTACGAAAACATCACGTCCGACGAGCTTGAGCAGGCGCTGAGCACCGCGGACGAGACGTTTAAGCAGTGGCGCGAGAAGTCCTACGAGGAGCGCGCGGAGGTGCTGCGCAAGGTCGCGAAGCTTTTCGACGACAAACGCGACGAACTCGCCCGCATCATCGCCAACGAAATGGGTAAGGCGGTCGACCAGGGCGATGGCGAGGTCGACGACGTCGTCGAGATTTTCAACTACTACGCCGACAACGGCGCGAAGTTCGGTGCCGACGAGGAGATCCCGAACGAGCGCGGCGGCACATCGATTATGCGCAAAATCCCGCTCGGCGTGATCGTCGGCGTCATGCCGTGGAACTTCCCGTACTACCAGGTCGCACGCTTCGCCGCGCCCGCGCTCATGGCCGGCAACGTGGTTATGGTCAAGCACGCGAATATCTGCCCGGAGTCGGCGGAGGCGATCGAGAAGATCTTCGACGAGGCCGGCGCCCCGAAGGGCCTGTACACCAACATCTTCGCTGGTCACTCGCAAATCTCGAAGCTTATTAACGACGACCGCGTCCAGGGCGTTTCCCTCACCGGCTCCGAAGGCGCTGGCCGTTCCATCGCCTCCCAGGCCGGTCAGGCTTTGAAGAAGTGCGTGCTCGAGTTGGGCGGCACTGACGCTTACATCGTGCTCGACTCCACCGACATCCCGGCCGCTGCGAAGACCGCGTGGGACAAGCGCATCGGCAATACCGGCCAGGCCTGCACCTCCAACAAGCGCATGATCGTGATGGAGGACATTTACGACGAGTTCGTCGACGAACTGGTCAAGATCGCCTCCTCCTACACCGAGGGTGACCCGCTGAACCCGGAGGAGGGCAAGTTCTACCCGATGTCCTCACGCGACGCCGCGGAGAACCTGGTCCAGCAGCTGAAGATCGCCGTCGAGGAGGGCGCGAAGATCCACGTTGGCGGTGAGGTCACCGGCAAGGGCGCCTACTTCACCCCAGCCGTGATCACCGACATCCCGGTCGGCTCCGACTCCTACTACGAGGAGTTCTTCGGCCCCGTCGCCGAGGTGTACAAGGTCTCCTCCGAGGAAGAGGCCATCGAGGTGGCCAACGATTCCCGCTACGGCCTCGGCGGTGCCGTCATGTCCGAGGACGCCGAGCGCGCCAAGCGTGTCGCCGACAAGGTGGACACCGGCATGATCCACGTCAACATCCCGCAGGCCCGCGGCGCCGAGCTGCCGTTCGGTGGCGTGAAGGCCTCCGGCCTCGGCCGCGAGTTGGGTCCGCTGGGTATGGACGAGTTCGTCAACAAGCAGCGTTTCTACATCGCTGGCTCCGACTCGGCGGTGTAG
- a CDS encoding Rib/alpha-like domain-containing protein — protein sequence MQRLALPTAAVVITSLIAPAAHAATMAEQYEPHFGTEAKHVYAVKGDGYSTTAEFDLQGAPEGTTWKLTGETTDRQLFRLFDGERLGAQLNHSGEQVPHRGENTGSIDVRVFYPDNTTELVYPEISLIPDDAFLFRPEYDNYTPADPGETVTIEPSNHWKRIPLPDDATWSLKGGADFNARIDEKTGVITATVPKDSYSGAGFEVRTDFADGSFRTAYTEIRNTGVGVVAKQTPTPAPAPEPTPEPAGSTPLQKVALVVGILAVIAGIGALAMPYLPL from the coding sequence ATGCAACGCCTCGCACTCCCGACCGCAGCCGTCGTGATCACCAGCCTCATCGCCCCCGCCGCCCACGCCGCGACGATGGCGGAGCAGTACGAGCCACATTTCGGAACCGAAGCGAAGCACGTCTATGCGGTGAAGGGCGACGGGTACAGCACGACTGCCGAGTTCGACCTTCAAGGCGCGCCGGAAGGTACGACGTGGAAACTGACGGGGGAGACCACAGACCGTCAGCTGTTCCGGTTGTTTGATGGGGAGCGGCTCGGTGCGCAACTCAACCACAGTGGCGAGCAGGTACCGCACCGTGGCGAAAACACGGGGTCGATCGACGTCCGCGTCTTCTACCCGGACAACACGACCGAGTTGGTCTACCCGGAGATTTCCCTCATCCCGGACGACGCCTTCCTCTTCCGCCCCGAATACGACAATTACACCCCGGCCGACCCAGGGGAGACGGTGACTATCGAGCCGTCCAACCACTGGAAGAGGATCCCGCTTCCCGACGACGCCACCTGGTCCCTTAAAGGCGGCGCGGATTTCAATGCGCGCATTGATGAGAAGACAGGCGTCATCACCGCAACCGTTCCGAAAGACAGCTACTCCGGGGCTGGCTTCGAGGTGAGAACAGATTTCGCTGACGGTTCCTTCCGCACTGCGTACACGGAGATTCGAAACACCGGGGTCGGGGTCGTCGCTAAGCAAACGCCCACGCCCGCGCCCGCGCCGGAGCCCACGCCTGAACCGGCCGGGTCGACGCCGCTGCAGAAGGTGGCGCTCGTGGTCGGCATCCTCGCTGTGATCGCCGGCATCGGCGCGCTCGCCATGCCGTACCTGCCGCTGTAA
- a CDS encoding DMT family transporter, producing the protein MLVLIALAVGGLIPIQTAANSRLRLSVGNRPVVSALISFSVALLVAIAVTTAMQGNPLPQFAPGTSLPWWLWLGGVMGVCFVLGNILLFPRLGAVQTVVLPILGQVVMGLLIDRFGLFGAPLIDVTLPRITGALVVFIGIVVVLRAGKAAKVEGDASGLELWLFRLLGVAVGVGSSIQTAVNGYLGTIAGSSLHASEINLFVGVCLLFVAALLTSPRQLVRRPTPGPWWMWLGGVVGAVFVIAGATLSPLIGTATTVIAFNAGTIAAGQVLEARGAFGARKNPLTVTRLVGLVVIFLGVLAVRLL; encoded by the coding sequence GTGCTAGTTCTCATCGCGCTCGCCGTCGGCGGGCTCATTCCGATCCAAACTGCGGCAAACTCGCGCCTGCGCCTGAGCGTGGGCAATCGCCCGGTCGTCTCCGCGCTGATTTCGTTTTCGGTGGCGCTACTTGTCGCGATCGCAGTCACGACCGCTATGCAGGGCAACCCGCTGCCGCAGTTCGCGCCGGGTACGTCGTTGCCGTGGTGGCTGTGGCTCGGCGGCGTGATGGGTGTGTGCTTCGTCCTCGGCAACATCCTCCTGTTCCCACGCCTCGGCGCCGTGCAAACGGTGGTGCTGCCGATCCTCGGTCAAGTGGTGATGGGGCTGCTCATCGACCGGTTCGGTCTCTTCGGGGCACCGCTTATCGACGTCACCCTGCCCCGCATCACCGGCGCCCTCGTCGTCTTTATCGGCATCGTCGTGGTGCTGCGCGCCGGCAAGGCGGCGAAGGTGGAGGGCGACGCTTCGGGTCTCGAGCTGTGGCTGTTCCGCTTGCTGGGCGTGGCCGTCGGCGTCGGTTCCTCAATCCAGACTGCGGTGAACGGCTACCTGGGCACGATCGCCGGGTCCTCGTTGCACGCCTCTGAGATCAACCTGTTCGTTGGCGTGTGCTTGCTGTTCGTTGCCGCCTTGCTGACCTCGCCACGCCAGCTTGTTCGCCGACCGACGCCGGGCCCGTGGTGGATGTGGCTCGGCGGCGTCGTCGGTGCGGTCTTCGTTATCGCCGGTGCCACACTATCGCCGCTGATCGGCACCGCTACTACCGTCATCGCCTTCAACGCCGGCACCATCGCCGCCGGCCAGGTGCTCGAGGCCCGCGGCGCCTTCGGAGCCCGCAAGAACCCGCTCACCGTAACCCGGCTCGTCGGTCTCGTCGTGATTTTCCTCGGCGTGCTCGCGGTGCGGCTGCTGTAG
- a CDS encoding acyl carrier protein translates to MELSQRLDLGGLELEDDTPADTFSRLAGIVEEVAGVVVKQSSRFDDTAIASLDRIEMAVRIEEAFGVRIDDTVLTEHPTAGELADYLEEKQ, encoded by the coding sequence ATGGAACTTTCGCAACGCTTGGATCTCGGCGGTCTGGAACTCGAGGACGACACGCCCGCGGATACGTTCTCCCGTCTCGCGGGGATTGTTGAGGAGGTTGCTGGGGTCGTCGTTAAGCAAAGCTCGCGTTTCGACGACACCGCGATCGCCTCCCTCGACCGCATCGAAATGGCGGTACGGATCGAGGAAGCGTTCGGCGTGCGTATCGACGACACCGTGCTCACCGAGCACCCCACCGCCGGCGAACTCGCCGACTACCTGGAGGAGAAGCAATGA
- the aceE gene encoding pyruvate dehydrogenase (acetyl-transferring), homodimeric type, whose amino-acid sequence MEDARVKNASDVDTNILSLREGVASYLHDADPEETQEWMDSLDGLLEESDPERARYLMLRLIERANAKRVPLPALSSTDFVNTIPTKLEPEFPGDEKIEKRYRRWIRWNAAIMVHRAQRPGISVGGHISTYASAAALYEVGFNHFFHGKDAEQGGDQIFFQGHASPGMYARAFMEGRLSEEDMDGFRQEKSHPGGGMPSYPHPHGMPEFWEFPTVSMGLGPMNAIYQARFNKYLQDRGIKDTDKQHVWAFLGDGEMDEPESRGLIHMASLYGLDNLTFVINCNLQRLDGPVRGNGQIIQELESFFVGAGWNVIKVVWGREWDELLEKDEDGALVHIMNTTPDGDFQTFKANDGAYVREHFFGRDERTKKLVEDMSDEDLFNLRRGGHDYRKVYAAYKRALETKGKPTVILAHTVKGYGLGHSFEGRNSTHQMKKLTLDDLKLFRDNQQIPISDEELEKDPYMPPYYHPGADAEEIKYLQKRREELGGYLPQRREQYTPLSQPDFEKTFKALFKDSGKQKVASTMALVRTFKALMRDKELGKRVVPIIPDEARTFGLDSWFPTLKIYNPNGQNYVPVDHDLQLSYREAPEGQILHEGINEDGSSASFVAASTSYATHGEPMIPMYIFYSMFGFQRTGDNFWAAGDQMGRGFIVGATAGRTTLFGEGLQHMDGHSPILASTNPAVIPYDPAFAYEMPYIISKGIERMYGNGAGEDENVMYYITVYNQPHHQPARPENLDVEGLHKGIYLYDKGEDLDNKVSLLASGVGMQQALVAQKILQEKYNVGAAIYSVTSWTELAREGQRKDNEQLLNPDAEVEEAFATKQLKQTEGPYIATSDFASDLQEQIRAYVPGQYVVLGADGFGFADTREAARRFFNIDAESMAVAALLALAKEGKIDRSVAAQAAKDLKLDDPAAAQPNLDSDDEGPENAAE is encoded by the coding sequence ATGGAAGATGCTCGCGTGAAGAACGCGTCCGACGTCGACACGAACATTCTCTCGCTGCGCGAGGGTGTTGCGTCCTACCTGCACGACGCAGATCCGGAAGAGACTCAGGAGTGGATGGATTCCCTCGACGGTCTGCTCGAGGAGTCCGACCCGGAGCGCGCACGCTACCTCATGCTGCGCCTGATCGAGCGCGCCAACGCGAAGCGCGTGCCGCTGCCGGCGCTGTCGTCGACTGACTTCGTCAACACCATCCCGACGAAGCTCGAGCCGGAATTCCCGGGCGACGAGAAGATCGAGAAGCGCTACCGTCGCTGGATCCGCTGGAACGCCGCGATCATGGTGCACCGCGCTCAGCGCCCCGGCATCTCCGTCGGCGGCCACATCTCCACTTACGCTTCCGCAGCTGCGCTCTACGAGGTGGGCTTCAACCACTTCTTCCACGGCAAGGACGCCGAGCAGGGCGGTGACCAGATCTTCTTCCAGGGCCACGCCTCTCCGGGCATGTACGCCCGTGCCTTCATGGAAGGCCGCCTCAGCGAAGAGGACATGGACGGCTTCCGCCAGGAGAAGTCCCACCCGGGCGGCGGTATGCCGTCCTACCCGCACCCGCACGGCATGCCGGAGTTCTGGGAGTTCCCGACCGTGTCCATGGGCCTTGGCCCGATGAACGCGATCTACCAGGCACGCTTTAACAAGTACCTGCAGGACCGCGGCATCAAGGACACCGACAAGCAGCACGTCTGGGCATTCCTTGGCGACGGCGAAATGGACGAGCCGGAATCCCGCGGCCTGATCCACATGGCCTCCCTGTACGGCCTAGACAACCTGACCTTCGTGATCAACTGCAACCTGCAGCGTCTCGACGGCCCGGTGCGCGGCAATGGCCAGATCATCCAGGAGCTGGAGAGCTTCTTCGTCGGCGCCGGCTGGAACGTGATCAAGGTCGTTTGGGGTCGCGAATGGGATGAGCTGCTGGAGAAGGATGAGGACGGCGCACTCGTCCACATCATGAACACCACCCCGGACGGCGACTTCCAGACCTTCAAGGCCAACGACGGCGCGTACGTGCGCGAGCACTTCTTCGGCCGCGACGAGCGCACCAAGAAGCTCGTTGAGGATATGTCCGATGAGGACCTGTTCAACCTGCGTCGCGGTGGCCACGACTACCGCAAGGTGTACGCCGCCTACAAGCGTGCGCTGGAGACCAAGGGCAAGCCGACCGTCATCCTCGCCCACACCGTCAAGGGCTACGGCCTGGGCCACAGCTTCGAGGGCCGCAACTCGACCCACCAGATGAAGAAGCTGACCCTGGACGATCTGAAGCTCTTCCGCGACAACCAGCAGATCCCGATCTCCGACGAAGAGCTGGAGAAGGATCCGTACATGCCGCCGTACTACCACCCGGGTGCGGACGCAGAGGAGATTAAGTACCTGCAGAAGCGTCGCGAAGAGCTCGGTGGTTACCTGCCGCAGCGTCGCGAGCAGTACACCCCGCTGTCCCAGCCGGATTTCGAGAAGACCTTCAAGGCACTGTTCAAGGACTCCGGCAAGCAGAAAGTCGCCTCCACCATGGCGCTCGTGCGCACCTTCAAGGCGCTCATGCGCGACAAGGAGCTGGGCAAGCGCGTCGTCCCGATCATTCCGGACGAGGCCCGCACCTTCGGCCTGGACTCTTGGTTCCCGACCCTGAAGATTTACAACCCGAACGGCCAGAACTACGTGCCGGTCGACCACGATCTGCAGCTGTCCTACCGTGAGGCGCCGGAAGGCCAGATCCTGCACGAGGGCATCAACGAGGACGGCTCCTCCGCATCCTTCGTCGCGGCATCGACCTCGTACGCCACCCACGGTGAGCCGATGATCCCGATGTACATCTTCTACTCGATGTTCGGCTTCCAGCGCACCGGCGACAACTTCTGGGCCGCCGGCGACCAGATGGGCCGTGGCTTCATCGTCGGCGCAACCGCCGGCCGCACCACTCTGTTCGGTGAGGGCCTGCAGCACATGGACGGCCACTCCCCGATCCTGGCCTCCACCAACCCGGCCGTCATCCCGTACGACCCGGCGTTCGCCTACGAGATGCCGTACATCATCTCCAAGGGCATCGAGCGCATGTACGGCAACGGTGCCGGCGAGGACGAGAACGTGATGTACTACATCACCGTCTACAACCAGCCGCACCACCAGCCGGCACGCCCGGAAAACCTGGACGTCGAGGGCCTGCACAAGGGCATCTACCTCTACGACAAGGGCGAGGACCTGGACAACAAGGTCTCCCTCCTGGCTTCCGGTGTTGGCATGCAGCAGGCGCTCGTCGCACAGAAGATCCTGCAGGAGAAGTACAACGTCGGCGCTGCGATCTACTCCGTGACCTCCTGGACGGAGCTCGCACGCGAGGGTCAGCGCAAGGACAACGAGCAACTGCTCAACCCGGACGCCGAGGTTGAGGAGGCATTTGCCACCAAGCAGCTGAAGCAGACCGAGGGTCCGTACATTGCGACCTCCGACTTCGCTTCCGACCTGCAGGAGCAGATCCGCGCCTACGTCCCGGGCCAGTACGTTGTGCTCGGTGCCGACGGCTTCGGTTTCGCCGACACCCGCGAGGCCGCCCGCCGCTTCTTCAACATCGACGCCGAGTCCATGGCCGTCGCCGCCCTGCTGGCGCTGGCCAAGGAGGGCAAGATCGACCGCTCCGTCGCTGCGCAGGCCGCTAAGGACCTGAAGCTCGACGACCCGGCCGCTGCCCAGCCGAACCTCGACTCCGACGACGAGGGTCCGGAGAACGCCGCAGAGTAG
- a CDS encoding HAD-IIA family hydrolase: MISYLTDMDGVLHKEGEIIPGAKEFISTLRDEDIAFMVLTNNSMQTPRDLSAKLRRMGLDIEPERIWTSATATAKFLSQQAGQASAYVIGEAGLTTALHEIGWILTDADPDFVVLGETRTYSFEALTTASNLIRGGSRFIATNPDLTGPGPNGVVPATGSVASMITAVTGMSPYYVGKPNPVMMRSALNNIGAHSEHTVMIGDRMDTDVKSGLEAGMRTVLVRSGISDDAEIARYPYRPTAVMNSVADLVERIHDPFGDGWYEE, translated from the coding sequence ATGATTTCGTACCTGACCGACATGGACGGCGTCCTGCACAAAGAGGGCGAGATCATCCCGGGCGCGAAGGAGTTCATCTCCACGCTGCGCGACGAAGACATCGCGTTTATGGTGCTGACGAACAACTCGATGCAAACCCCGCGCGACCTGTCCGCGAAGCTGCGGCGCATGGGGCTCGACATCGAACCGGAGCGGATCTGGACGTCCGCAACCGCGACGGCGAAGTTCCTCTCGCAGCAGGCCGGGCAGGCGTCCGCGTACGTCATCGGCGAGGCCGGTCTGACCACCGCGCTACACGAGATCGGCTGGATTCTCACCGACGCCGACCCCGACTTCGTCGTACTTGGCGAAACCCGCACCTACTCCTTCGAGGCCCTCACCACCGCCTCGAACCTGATTCGGGGCGGCTCGCGGTTCATCGCGACAAACCCGGACCTCACCGGGCCGGGTCCAAATGGTGTTGTGCCGGCGACGGGGTCGGTCGCCTCCATGATCACCGCCGTGACCGGCATGAGTCCCTACTACGTGGGCAAACCCAACCCGGTGATGATGCGCTCCGCGCTGAACAACATCGGCGCGCACTCCGAGCACACCGTCATGATCGGCGACCGCATGGACACCGACGTGAAATCCGGCCTCGAAGCCGGCATGCGGACCGTGCTCGTGCGCAGCGGCATTAGCGACGACGCCGAAATCGCCCGCTACCCCTACCGCCCCACCGCCGTGATGAACTCGGTGGCGGACCTAGTGGAGCGCATCCACGACCCCTTCGGCGACGGGTGGTACGAGGAGTAG
- a CDS encoding alpha/beta fold hydrolase — translation MRTGTIDRDGIDVYYYDVGPRDAGLTVVYAHGFNIASDEFKLQVAEISGVRQVLVDVRGHGKTGFVASERLTVDAAADDIAAVLRHLRISDPIITVGHSLGGPISLSLMRRHNFNWVGSVQISSTVDPFTARGIPRLLGGGFGHGLEWFVDKLPHAAEGIRRLVTDMIAPILARWFYFRPVPWDLIKFHARMIKATPLATYRGYFDDLKTHSERGAAGILSTIPGYILVGDRDNVTPVSQSAELAAIWAGAYFQVLPDSGHMPPLDDPAAVTAAIERVIALVRGSGPGGSAGFGGRC, via the coding sequence ATGCGCACCGGCACGATCGACCGCGACGGCATCGACGTTTACTACTACGACGTCGGCCCCCGCGACGCCGGCCTGACCGTCGTGTACGCGCACGGTTTCAACATCGCCTCCGACGAGTTCAAACTGCAGGTCGCGGAGATTTCCGGCGTGCGCCAAGTGCTTGTCGACGTCCGCGGCCACGGCAAAACCGGCTTCGTCGCCTCCGAACGCCTCACCGTCGACGCCGCCGCCGACGACATTGCCGCCGTTTTGCGCCATCTGCGTATCAGCGACCCCATCATCACCGTCGGTCACTCCCTCGGCGGACCGATCTCGCTGTCGCTGATGCGCCGCCACAACTTCAACTGGGTTGGCTCGGTGCAGATTTCCTCCACCGTCGACCCGTTCACCGCACGTGGCATCCCGCGCCTTCTGGGTGGTGGGTTTGGCCATGGGTTGGAGTGGTTCGTCGATAAGCTGCCGCACGCTGCAGAGGGGATAAGGCGCCTGGTCACCGACATGATCGCGCCGATCCTCGCGCGCTGGTTCTACTTCCGGCCCGTGCCGTGGGACCTGATCAAATTCCACGCGCGGATGATCAAGGCGACGCCGCTGGCGACCTACCGCGGCTACTTCGACGACCTGAAAACCCACTCCGAGCGCGGCGCCGCGGGCATCCTATCGACGATCCCCGGCTACATCCTCGTCGGCGACCGCGACAACGTCACGCCGGTGAGCCAATCCGCCGAACTGGCCGCCATCTGGGCGGGGGCTTACTTCCAGGTGCTGCCAGATTCGGGCCACATGCCGCCTCTCGACGACCCGGCTGCCGTCACCGCCGCCATCGAGCGCGTCATCGCCCTGGTGCGGGGCTCCGGTCCGGGTGGTTCGGCTGGTTTCGGCGGCCGTTGCTGA
- a CDS encoding DUF3052 domain-containing protein, with translation MSATYADRFGVGPDDVVQEIGWDDDADSTISEAIEDAIGALLLDDDTTDPCDVVLLWYRDGDGDLVDELVDASRNLSPGGRVWLLTPGAGSPGVVPAGVIAESAQLAGFISTKADRFGDWQGSCLAAPKR, from the coding sequence TTGAGTGCCACCTACGCGGACCGTTTCGGGGTCGGACCCGACGACGTCGTGCAGGAGATCGGCTGGGATGACGACGCCGATTCGACCATCTCAGAGGCCATCGAAGATGCCATTGGGGCATTGCTTCTCGACGACGACACCACCGACCCCTGCGACGTCGTCCTCCTCTGGTACCGCGACGGCGATGGGGATCTTGTCGACGAACTCGTGGACGCCTCCAGAAACTTAAGCCCAGGCGGCCGGGTGTGGCTGCTCACCCCCGGCGCTGGCTCCCCGGGCGTGGTGCCTGCCGGTGTGATCGCCGAGTCCGCCCAGTTGGCCGGCTTTATTTCGACCAAGGCGGACCGCTTCGGCGACTGGCAGGGCTCGTGTCTTGCCGCCCCCAAGCGGTAG